The following are encoded in a window of Sinomonas cyclohexanicum genomic DNA:
- a CDS encoding YnfA family protein, producing MSILKSVVLFVVAATAEIGGAWLVWQSVREGKPWWWAGLGVIALGIYGFVATFQPDAHFGRILAAYGGVFVAGSLAWGVVVDGFRPDRWDLIGAAICLAGVAVIMFSPRAS from the coding sequence GTGAGCATCCTCAAGTCCGTGGTCCTGTTCGTCGTCGCCGCCACGGCGGAGATCGGAGGGGCGTGGCTCGTCTGGCAGTCCGTCCGCGAGGGGAAACCATGGTGGTGGGCCGGGCTCGGCGTCATCGCGCTCGGGATCTACGGCTTCGTCGCCACGTTCCAGCCTGACGCGCACTTCGGCCGGATCCTCGCGGCCTACGGCGGGGTCTTCGTCGCGGGATCGCTCGCGTGGGGCGTGGTGGTGGATGGGTTCCGGCCCGACCGCTGGGACCTGATCGGTGCCGCCATCTGCCTGGCCGGGGTCGCAGTCATCATGTTCTCTCCGCGGGCGTCCTGA
- a CDS encoding thiolase family protein, whose translation MTEAFVYDAIRTPFGKFGSGLAGVRPDDLAAHMVRTIVDRAPGLTPEALEGTDGQHRAIDEVIFGNANGAGEENRNVARMATLLAGLPVSIPGTTVNRLCGSSLDAAIIASRQIQVGDAEVMLVGGVESMSRAPWVLPKTEKPYPAGDMTLASTTLGWRLVNRKMPAEWTVSLGEATEQLRERFSIGRDRQDEFAARSHNLADAAWNAGFYDDLVVPVPGTDLTRDEGIRPGSSAEKLAGLKTVFRKDNGDSSGSTAGGTVTAGNASPLSDGASAVLMGSEAAAETIGLAPIARIAGRAAAANEPQYFGFAPVEAANEALTKAGIGWDQVGAVELNEAFAAQSLVCVDAWKIDPEIVNRHGGAIAMGHPLGASGGRILGTLARSLQRSGERWGVAAICIGVGQGLAVVLENVNAK comes from the coding sequence GTGACTGAAGCATTCGTCTATGACGCCATCAGGACCCCGTTCGGCAAGTTCGGCAGCGGGCTCGCCGGGGTCCGCCCCGACGACCTCGCCGCGCACATGGTCCGCACCATCGTGGACCGCGCGCCCGGCCTCACCCCCGAGGCGCTGGAGGGTACCGACGGCCAGCACCGTGCAATCGACGAGGTGATCTTCGGCAACGCCAACGGCGCCGGCGAGGAGAACCGCAACGTGGCCCGCATGGCCACGCTCCTGGCCGGCCTGCCCGTCTCGATCCCCGGCACCACGGTGAACCGGCTCTGCGGCTCCTCGCTCGACGCCGCGATCATCGCGTCCCGCCAGATCCAGGTGGGAGACGCCGAGGTCATGCTCGTCGGCGGCGTCGAGTCCATGTCCCGCGCCCCCTGGGTCCTGCCCAAGACAGAGAAGCCCTACCCGGCCGGTGACATGACGCTCGCCTCGACCACTCTCGGCTGGCGGCTCGTGAACAGGAAGATGCCCGCCGAGTGGACGGTGTCCCTCGGCGAGGCGACCGAGCAGCTGCGCGAGCGCTTCTCGATCGGCCGCGACCGTCAGGACGAGTTCGCCGCCAGATCGCACAACCTTGCCGACGCCGCGTGGAACGCGGGCTTCTACGATGACCTCGTTGTCCCCGTCCCTGGCACCGACCTGACCCGTGACGAGGGAATCCGCCCCGGCTCGTCCGCGGAGAAGCTCGCGGGCCTCAAGACCGTGTTCCGCAAGGACAATGGCGATAGCTCGGGATCGACCGCGGGCGGCACCGTCACGGCCGGCAACGCATCTCCGCTGTCGGACGGCGCGTCCGCCGTCCTCATGGGCTCCGAGGCCGCCGCGGAGACCATCGGCCTGGCGCCGATCGCCCGCATTGCGGGCCGTGCTGCCGCAGCGAACGAGCCGCAGTACTTCGGGTTCGCGCCGGTCGAGGCCGCGAACGAGGCCCTCACGAAGGCGGGGATCGGCTGGGACCAGGTCGGCGCCGTCGAGCTCAACGAGGCGTTCGCCGCCCAGTCCCTCGTGTGCGTGGACGCGTGGAAGATCGACCCCGAGATCGTCAACCGGCACGGAGGCGCGATCGCCATGGGCCACCCGCTCGGCGCGTCCGGGGGCCGGATCCTCGGCACGCTCGCCCGCTCCCTGCAGCGCAGCGGCGAGCGGTGGGGCGTCGCGGCCATCTGCATCGGCGTGGGCCAGGGCCTTGCCGTCGTGCTCGAGAACGTCAACGCGAAGTAG
- a CDS encoding IclR family transcriptional regulator domain-containing protein: MDYVQPPVPTASDQFVQSLARGLAVVRAFDAEHQEMTLSEVAARTSLTRATARRFLHTLVELGYVRTDGRVFALTPLVLQLGYAYLSGQRLPELAEPILEELSHRHGESTSLAVLDGTDIVYLARIHTRRIISVGISPGTRFPAHATSMGRVLLASLPPAELDSYFAHASLEPLTPRTLVTRLAIEDELARVRAQGYAVVDQELEVGLQSVAVPVVGAGGRTVAAINMALSVRLDGHGSAADRESEVGRLVPELCAAAASIAEAAQAVGAA; this comes from the coding sequence GTGGACTATGTCCAGCCGCCGGTCCCGACAGCGAGTGACCAGTTCGTCCAGTCGCTCGCGCGCGGCCTCGCCGTCGTGCGCGCGTTCGACGCCGAGCACCAGGAGATGACGCTCTCCGAGGTCGCCGCCCGGACGTCGCTCACCCGTGCCACGGCACGGCGGTTCCTCCACACGCTCGTCGAGCTGGGGTATGTGCGCACGGACGGACGAGTGTTCGCCCTGACGCCACTCGTGCTCCAGCTCGGGTACGCGTACCTGTCCGGCCAGCGCCTGCCGGAGCTGGCCGAGCCGATCCTCGAGGAGCTCTCGCACCGGCACGGCGAGTCGACGTCCCTCGCGGTCCTGGACGGCACGGACATCGTGTACCTCGCGCGCATCCACACGCGCCGGATCATCTCGGTCGGCATCTCGCCCGGCACCCGGTTCCCGGCCCACGCGACGTCGATGGGCCGGGTCCTGCTCGCGTCCTTGCCGCCCGCCGAGCTGGACTCGTACTTCGCCCACGCCTCGCTCGAGCCCCTCACGCCCCGCACGCTCGTCACGCGGCTCGCGATCGAGGACGAGCTGGCCAGGGTCCGCGCCCAGGGATACGCGGTCGTCGACCAGGAGCTCGAGGTGGGCCTGCAGTCCGTGGCCGTGCCGGTGGTGGGCGCCGGGGGCCGCACGGTCGCGGCGATCAACATGGCCCTGTCCGTGCGGCTCGATGGGCACGGCTCGGCGGCCGACCGCGAGTCCGAGGTGGGGCGGCTCGTCCCCGAGCTGTGCGCCGCGGCGGCCTCGATCGCAGAGGCCGCCCAGGCGGTGGGGGCCGCATAG
- a CDS encoding MFS transporter: MLTSPSALGRTTAPRGPGVGPAGARTAAARVAAPVLGFFVITLDATVVNVALPSIRAELGGGMDGIQWVADGYTLLFAALLLSAGALTDRLGARRAFAMGLVAFVASSVACGLAPGLGGLIAARLAQGAAAALMMPSSMALIGQAFPDARRRARAVAAYSMGGAVAATSGPVAGGALSLVDWRLIFLINVPAGALALVALARAPRQKDGSGGPALPRTGRAPFDWAGQAAATVAMAGVTYAAIEAGSAGVGSAGVVLAFAVGVAAAISFALIQRGARHPMVPRALARNRTMAVTAASGFAFMVGYFGLPFVMSLSLQQAHGLSAFATGLVFLPMMLAGLGMTPFSARLIERFGARRLLPTGLVALAAGLTLVGTLSAVVPVWTTSALMVLVGLSGPLIMPPSTASLLSGVPAELAGTASGVFNTSRQAGGALSVAVFGGLLADPRTLQGGVLTSLAIAAGVALLAAIASRALPAGHPHALHERTMP, translated from the coding sequence GTGCTCACCTCACCTTCCGCCCTCGGACGCACGACGGCGCCCCGCGGCCCCGGCGTCGGGCCCGCCGGGGCGCGGACCGCCGCTGCGCGGGTCGCCGCCCCCGTGCTCGGCTTCTTCGTCATCACGCTCGACGCGACCGTGGTCAACGTGGCCCTCCCGAGCATCCGGGCCGAGCTCGGCGGCGGCATGGACGGGATCCAGTGGGTCGCAGACGGGTACACGCTCCTGTTTGCGGCGCTCCTGCTCTCGGCCGGCGCGCTCACCGACCGGCTCGGCGCCCGGCGCGCGTTCGCCATGGGCCTCGTGGCGTTCGTGGCGTCCTCTGTGGCGTGCGGGCTCGCACCCGGGCTGGGCGGCCTGATCGCGGCGCGCCTCGCCCAGGGCGCCGCGGCCGCGCTCATGATGCCGTCCTCGATGGCGCTCATCGGGCAGGCGTTCCCCGACGCGCGGCGGCGGGCGCGCGCCGTCGCCGCCTACTCGATGGGCGGTGCCGTGGCTGCGACGTCGGGACCGGTGGCGGGCGGGGCCCTGAGCCTCGTCGACTGGCGGCTCATCTTCCTCATCAACGTCCCCGCCGGTGCCCTCGCGCTCGTGGCCCTCGCCCGGGCGCCGCGGCAGAAAGACGGGTCGGGCGGCCCGGCGCTCCCGCGGACCGGCCGCGCCCCGTTCGACTGGGCCGGTCAGGCCGCGGCGACCGTCGCCATGGCCGGCGTCACCTACGCCGCCATCGAGGCGGGCAGCGCGGGGGTGGGCTCCGCCGGCGTCGTGCTCGCGTTCGCGGTGGGCGTCGCGGCGGCCATCTCGTTCGCCCTCATCCAGCGCGGCGCGCGGCACCCGATGGTCCCGCGCGCACTCGCGCGCAACCGCACGATGGCCGTCACCGCGGCGTCGGGCTTCGCGTTCATGGTGGGCTACTTCGGGCTCCCGTTCGTCATGAGCCTGTCCCTGCAGCAAGCGCACGGGCTGAGCGCGTTCGCCACCGGGCTCGTGTTCCTGCCCATGATGCTCGCGGGCCTGGGCATGACGCCGTTCAGCGCACGGCTCATCGAGCGCTTCGGCGCGCGGCGCCTCCTGCCCACCGGACTCGTGGCGCTGGCTGCGGGACTCACGCTCGTCGGGACGCTCTCCGCGGTGGTCCCGGTGTGGACCACATCCGCGCTCATGGTGCTCGTGGGCCTGTCCGGGCCGCTCATCATGCCGCCCTCCACCGCATCGCTGCTCAGCGGCGTCCCGGCGGAGCTCGCGGGGACGGCGAGCGGCGTCTTCAACACGAGCCGCCAGGCGGGCGGGGCGCTGTCCGTCGCCGTCTTCGGCGGACTGCTCGCCGACCCCCGGACCCTGCAGGGCGGCGTCCTCACGAGTCTCGCCATCGCGGCCGGCGTGGCGCTCCTCGCGGCCATCGCGAGCCGCGCCCTGCCGGCCGGCCACCCCCATGCCCTCCATGAAAGGACCATGCCATGA
- a CDS encoding 3-oxoacid CoA-transferase subunit B: MTEQTTASVPQTSTVPLSRDEMAQIVAKDIEPGSFVNLGIGQPTNVSNYLTAEQDITLHTENGMLGMGPVATGDAIDEDLINAGKIPVTELPGASYFHHADSFAIMRGGHLDVCVLGAFQVSATGDLANWHTGAPDAIPAVGGAMDLATGAKDVYVMMNLATKDGTAKLVPELTYPVTGVGCVTRVYTEKAVFLITDDGVRVRETFGTTFEELQDVMDVPLLPAAG; encoded by the coding sequence ATGACTGAGCAGACAACGGCGAGCGTCCCCCAGACCAGCACGGTACCGCTGAGCCGCGACGAGATGGCGCAGATCGTCGCGAAGGACATCGAGCCGGGCTCCTTCGTGAACCTCGGGATCGGCCAGCCGACCAACGTGTCGAACTACCTCACCGCGGAGCAGGACATCACGCTCCACACCGAGAACGGCATGCTCGGCATGGGGCCTGTCGCCACCGGGGACGCGATCGACGAGGACCTCATCAACGCCGGCAAGATCCCCGTCACCGAGCTGCCGGGCGCGAGCTACTTCCACCATGCCGACTCGTTCGCGATCATGCGCGGGGGCCACCTCGACGTGTGCGTCCTCGGCGCGTTCCAGGTCTCCGCGACCGGCGACCTTGCCAACTGGCACACGGGCGCGCCGGACGCGATCCCCGCCGTAGGCGGCGCCATGGATCTCGCCACAGGCGCCAAGGACGTGTACGTGATGATGAACCTGGCCACCAAGGACGGCACGGCCAAGCTCGTCCCCGAGCTCACCTACCCGGTCACCGGCGTGGGCTGCGTGACGCGCGTGTACACGGAGAAGGCCGTCTTCCTCATCACGGACGACGGGGTGCGCGTGCGCGAGACCTTCGGCACCACGTTCGAGGAGCTGCAGGACGTTATGGACGTCCCGCTGCTCCCGGCGGCCGGTTGA
- a CDS encoding SDR family NAD(P)-dependent oxidoreductase, with protein MADVALVTGTSSGMGLHAAVELARRGLTVVATMRDTARSGDLRAAAERAGVVLDIRALDVVDHPAAEALVDAVARDHGRIDVLVNNAGRGCVGTAEQLGMDVIRDQLEVNYLAPVHLAKLVLPGMRERRHGCIVTVTSVGGAVGQPFADAYCGAKFAVEGFMQSLAPVAEQFGVRVSVVEPAAVASEFVANVERPAAVGAYGDQLQRYIARTSGAFASAQSAADAGAAIAGAATSPDYRFRWQTSDAAVRFVGASLADLDGERVLGVTRTWIAG; from the coding sequence ATGGCTGATGTCGCGCTCGTCACAGGTACGTCGTCCGGGATGGGGCTGCACGCCGCCGTCGAACTCGCGCGGCGCGGCCTGACCGTCGTCGCCACGATGCGGGACACCGCCCGCTCGGGTGACCTCCGGGCGGCGGCCGAGCGCGCCGGCGTCGTGCTCGACATCCGCGCGCTCGACGTCGTGGACCACCCCGCCGCCGAGGCGCTCGTCGACGCCGTGGCCCGCGATCATGGGCGGATCGACGTCCTCGTCAACAACGCTGGCCGCGGGTGCGTGGGCACGGCGGAGCAGCTCGGCATGGACGTGATCCGGGACCAGCTCGAGGTCAACTACCTCGCGCCTGTGCACCTCGCGAAGCTCGTGCTGCCGGGCATGCGCGAGCGGCGTCACGGGTGCATTGTGACCGTGACGAGCGTGGGCGGCGCGGTCGGCCAGCCGTTCGCCGACGCGTACTGCGGGGCGAAGTTCGCAGTCGAGGGGTTCATGCAGTCCCTCGCGCCGGTGGCCGAGCAGTTCGGGGTGCGCGTGAGCGTTGTGGAGCCGGCGGCGGTGGCGAGCGAGTTTGTCGCGAACGTCGAGCGGCCCGCCGCCGTCGGGGCGTACGGGGACCAGCTCCAGCGGTACATCGCGCGCACGTCGGGCGCTTTCGCCTCCGCCCAGTCCGCGGCCGACGCCGGCGCGGCGATCGCGGGCGCCGCCACCTCGCCCGACTACCGCTTCCGCTGGCAGACCTCGGACGCCGCCGTGCGCTTCGTGGGCGCCTCCCTGGCCGACCTCGACGGGGAGCGCGTGCTCGGCGTGACCCGCACCTGGATCGCGGGGTAG
- a CDS encoding prolyl oligopeptidase family serine peptidase yields the protein MNPVRIPYGPHPDQWADLYLPTAAEAAPDGGWRGIAVVIHGGYWRDKYTAELGAPVAADLAAHGFAAWNLEYRRAASVREDGTRTAGDGGWPATFLDVAAGIDRLADVPALGVLAHDDAARLSRLVAAGRVVVVGHSAGGHLAVWAAGRPKLPASAPGARPRVPLRGVVSQAGVLSLAEAERLALSNHAARNLMGGASTDSPELARAFAVADPMRALPIGVPVHAVHSPDDEAVPFALSADYVAAARAAGDPAVVHETTGDHFAVIDPGHEAYALCRRLVGELLAS from the coding sequence GTGAACCCCGTCCGCATTCCCTACGGCCCGCACCCCGACCAGTGGGCCGACCTGTACCTGCCCACGGCCGCAGAGGCCGCGCCCGACGGCGGGTGGCGCGGGATCGCCGTCGTGATCCACGGCGGCTACTGGCGCGACAAGTACACCGCCGAGCTGGGCGCGCCCGTCGCGGCGGACCTCGCGGCGCACGGCTTCGCGGCGTGGAACCTCGAGTACCGGCGGGCCGCCTCGGTCCGGGAGGACGGGACGCGCACGGCGGGCGACGGCGGCTGGCCCGCCACGTTCCTCGACGTCGCCGCCGGGATCGACCGCCTCGCCGACGTTCCCGCCCTCGGGGTTCTGGCGCACGACGACGCCGCGCGGCTCTCGCGGCTCGTCGCGGCCGGGCGGGTGGTCGTCGTCGGGCACTCCGCCGGCGGCCACCTCGCCGTGTGGGCGGCGGGCCGGCCGAAGCTGCCCGCCAGCGCCCCCGGCGCACGACCGCGGGTGCCGCTGCGCGGCGTCGTGAGCCAGGCCGGCGTGCTGAGCCTCGCCGAGGCGGAGCGGCTGGCCCTGAGCAACCACGCGGCGCGGAATCTCATGGGCGGCGCGTCCACGGACTCGCCGGAGCTCGCGCGCGCGTTCGCCGTCGCCGACCCGATGCGGGCGCTGCCGATCGGCGTGCCCGTCCACGCGGTGCACTCCCCCGACGACGAGGCCGTCCCCTTCGCGCTGTCCGCCGACTACGTCGCGGCCGCCCGCGCGGCCGGGGACCCCGCCGTCGTGCACGAGACCACGGGCGACCACTTCGCCGTCATCGACCCGGGGCACGAGGCGTACGCGCTGTGCCGGCGGCTCGTGGGCGAGCTGCTGGCATCATGA
- a CDS encoding 3-oxoacid CoA-transferase subunit A yields MAHTLEFKDTAAEAVAGVKDGSTVMIGGFGNAGQPFELIDALLQCGARELTVVNNNAGQADEGLALLIKEGRVKKMICSFPRQSDSWHFDEKYRAGQIELELVPQGNLAERIRAAGAGIGGFFTPTGYGTMLAEGKETRLLDGKWQVFETPIHADVALIKALKADGKGNLVYRKTARNFGPIMAAAAKHTVVQVSEVVPTGALDPENVVTPGIYVNTIVKVG; encoded by the coding sequence GTGGCACACACACTGGAGTTCAAGGACACCGCTGCGGAGGCCGTGGCGGGCGTCAAAGACGGCTCGACCGTGATGATCGGAGGGTTCGGCAATGCTGGGCAGCCGTTCGAGCTCATCGACGCGCTCCTGCAGTGCGGCGCGAGGGAGCTCACAGTCGTCAACAACAACGCCGGCCAAGCAGACGAGGGCCTCGCGCTCCTCATCAAGGAGGGCCGTGTGAAGAAGATGATCTGCTCGTTCCCGCGGCAGTCGGACTCGTGGCACTTCGACGAGAAGTACCGCGCGGGCCAGATCGAGCTCGAGCTCGTCCCGCAGGGCAACCTCGCCGAGCGCATCCGCGCCGCCGGCGCGGGGATCGGCGGGTTCTTCACCCCCACCGGCTACGGCACGATGCTGGCCGAGGGCAAGGAGACCCGCCTCCTCGATGGCAAGTGGCAGGTCTTCGAGACGCCGATCCACGCCGATGTTGCCCTCATCAAGGCGCTCAAGGCGGACGGGAAGGGCAACCTCGTCTACCGCAAGACCGCCCGCAACTTCGGCCCGATCATGGCCGCCGCCGCGAAGCACACGGTGGTCCAGGTTTCCGAGGTTGTGCCGACCGGCGCCCTCGACCCGGAGAATGTCGTGACCCCGGGGATCTACGTCAACACGATCGTGAAGGTGGGCTGA
- a CDS encoding carboxymuconolactone decarboxylase family protein — protein MTTEPTGAQKALGDFAPALVHFTDDVLFGEAWERPELSKRDRSLATVAALVAGGNAEQLTFHLAYAKENGLTEAELIEAITHLAFYAGWPRAMSAMAVAKRVFGAPAPVRGHLLRVAS, from the coding sequence ATGACCACTGAACCCACCGGAGCCCAGAAGGCCCTCGGGGACTTCGCACCCGCGCTCGTCCACTTCACCGACGACGTCCTGTTCGGCGAGGCCTGGGAGCGCCCCGAGCTGTCCAAGCGGGACCGAAGCCTCGCGACCGTCGCTGCCCTCGTGGCCGGGGGCAACGCCGAGCAGCTCACGTTCCACCTCGCGTACGCGAAGGAGAACGGGCTCACCGAGGCCGAGCTCATCGAGGCCATCACGCACCTCGCGTTCTACGCCGGCTGGCCGAGGGCAATGTCCGCGATGGCCGTCGCGAAGCGCGTCTTCGGCGCCCCCGCCCCCGTCAGGGGGCACCTCCTGAGAGTCGCCTCCTGA
- a CDS encoding helix-turn-helix transcriptional regulator, giving the protein MADTRAEVRDFLASRRAKITPEQAGLTVYGGNRRVPGLRREEAALLAGVSVDYYTRLERGNLAGVSEGVLEALARALQLDDAERDHLFDLARAANASPRARQRAPRQAVRPSVQFMLEAITGAPAFVRNARMDILAANPLGFALYSQMYDDVARHTLDVPVRPANHSRFIFLDTRAREFYPDWALAANNNVALLRTESGRNPYDKGLADLVGELSTRSEEFAALWARHNVRRHYSGNKQFRHPVVGDLELLFEALVPSEDPGLTLTVYPAVPGSPSEESLRLLASWAATERIGERARAER; this is encoded by the coding sequence ATGGCAGACACCCGGGCCGAGGTCCGCGACTTCCTCGCGAGCCGCCGCGCCAAGATCACCCCCGAGCAGGCCGGCCTGACCGTGTACGGCGGGAACCGGCGCGTGCCCGGACTGCGGCGCGAGGAGGCCGCGCTGCTCGCGGGCGTGAGCGTGGACTACTACACACGGCTCGAGCGCGGGAACCTCGCTGGCGTGTCCGAGGGAGTGCTCGAGGCGCTCGCCCGCGCGCTCCAGCTCGACGACGCCGAGCGCGACCACCTCTTCGACCTCGCCCGCGCCGCGAACGCCTCACCGCGCGCCCGCCAGCGGGCCCCGCGCCAGGCCGTCCGCCCGAGCGTGCAGTTCATGCTCGAGGCGATCACGGGCGCCCCGGCGTTCGTGCGGAACGCGCGCATGGACATCCTCGCCGCGAACCCGCTCGGCTTCGCCCTGTACTCGCAGATGTACGACGACGTGGCGCGCCACACGCTCGACGTCCCCGTCCGCCCCGCGAATCACTCCAGATTCATCTTCCTGGACACCCGCGCCCGGGAGTTCTACCCGGACTGGGCCCTCGCCGCGAACAACAACGTGGCGCTCCTGCGCACGGAGTCGGGCCGCAACCCGTACGACAAGGGCCTCGCCGACCTGGTCGGCGAGCTGTCCACCCGCAGCGAGGAGTTTGCGGCGCTGTGGGCCCGGCACAACGTGCGGCGGCACTACTCGGGCAACAAGCAGTTCCGCCACCCCGTGGTCGGCGACCTCGAGCTCCTCTTCGAGGCGCTCGTGCCGTCCGAGGACCCCGGCCTGACCCTCACGGTCTATCCCGCGGTGCCGGGCTCGCCGTCGGAGGAGTCGCTGCGGCTGCTCGCGAGCTGGGCCGCCACGGAGCGGATCGGGGAGCGGGCGCGGGCCGAGCGGTAG
- a CDS encoding aldo/keto reductase family protein gives MRYRKLGSSDLEVSEISLGSWLTFSGGIESEQTRACTEAAFDAGINFFDTANVYGRGASETAWGEILSKHPRDSYILATKVMGQMSDDPADSGLAPSQIAKQIDASLARLQTDHVDLYQAHRFDVNVPIEDTIEAFKKVVEQGKARYLGFSEWTPEQIQAAIDIAGPDLFVSSQPQYSMLWRAPETEVFPLCAANGISQIVWSPLAQGVLSGKYLPGQPIPEGSRFASDTMNVSKDMLMREPILEAVQRLIPIADGAGLALPVMALAWVLRRSELASAITGASRPEQVHSNAAASGVELSDDVLAAIDETLGDVPVTGTTLAPNAHSGVKHRA, from the coding sequence ATGCGCTACCGCAAGCTCGGAAGTTCTGACCTCGAGGTATCGGAGATCTCGCTCGGATCGTGGCTCACGTTCTCGGGCGGCATCGAGTCGGAGCAGACGCGCGCCTGCACGGAGGCCGCCTTCGACGCCGGGATCAACTTCTTCGACACGGCCAACGTCTACGGGCGCGGAGCCTCGGAGACGGCATGGGGCGAGATCCTCTCCAAGCACCCGCGCGACTCCTACATCCTCGCCACGAAGGTCATGGGCCAGATGTCCGACGACCCGGCGGACTCGGGCCTCGCGCCATCGCAGATCGCCAAGCAGATCGACGCCTCGCTCGCGCGCCTCCAGACGGACCACGTGGACCTCTACCAGGCGCACCGCTTCGACGTGAACGTGCCGATCGAGGACACCATCGAGGCGTTCAAGAAGGTCGTCGAGCAAGGCAAGGCGCGGTACCTCGGCTTCAGCGAGTGGACGCCCGAGCAGATCCAGGCCGCGATCGACATCGCGGGACCGGACCTCTTCGTCTCGTCCCAGCCGCAGTACTCGATGCTGTGGCGCGCCCCCGAGACGGAGGTCTTCCCGCTGTGCGCGGCGAACGGGATCTCGCAGATCGTCTGGTCGCCGCTCGCCCAAGGCGTGCTCTCCGGCAAATACCTGCCGGGCCAGCCCATCCCCGAGGGCAGCCGCTTCGCGAGCGACACCATGAACGTCTCGAAGGACATGCTCATGCGGGAGCCGATCCTCGAGGCCGTGCAGCGGCTGATTCCCATTGCCGACGGCGCGGGGCTGGCCCTGCCGGTCATGGCGCTCGCGTGGGTCCTCCGCCGCAGCGAGCTGGCCTCGGCGATCACGGGGGCGTCCCGGCCCGAGCAGGTCCACTCGAACGCCGCGGCCTCGGGCGTGGAACTCTCGGACGACGTTCTCGCCGCGATCGACGAGACCCTCGGCGACGTCCCCGTCACCGGCACCACGCTCGCCCCGAACGCCCACTCGGGGGTGAAGCACCGCGCCTAG
- a CDS encoding alpha/beta fold hydrolase encodes MSVPKIKAVRLSPREQLGERELVVLGPSLGTSTVMWDDAARLLGADYDILAWDLPGHGASPAVASDASFGLGDLADAVVDVVDSMAPGARFHYAGDSVGGATGAELALRHPDRLLSLAMVCSSPRFNGAEAYAARADAVAREGTAIRLEASAEIWFAPGFLGEHPSESSRLLHALRDADRFGYAAVCRALAAYDVRDRFGEISAPFLALAGEFDSVCPFSEAQWMAERAQNGTAVEIPGVAHIAPTEDPAAVAELLRKHFAAAVGRPLRPLAHETLSLINEEQHK; translated from the coding sequence ATGAGCGTGCCGAAGATCAAGGCCGTGCGGCTCAGCCCGCGCGAGCAGCTCGGAGAGCGGGAGCTTGTGGTGCTCGGGCCGTCGCTCGGGACGTCGACCGTGATGTGGGACGACGCCGCGCGCCTCCTCGGCGCCGACTACGACATCCTCGCCTGGGACCTTCCGGGCCACGGCGCCTCGCCGGCCGTCGCGTCCGACGCGTCGTTCGGCCTCGGCGACCTCGCGGACGCCGTTGTGGACGTTGTCGATTCGATGGCGCCGGGTGCCCGGTTCCACTATGCGGGCGACTCCGTTGGCGGCGCGACGGGCGCGGAGCTTGCGCTCCGGCATCCCGACAGGCTCCTGAGCCTCGCGATGGTCTGCTCCTCCCCGCGCTTCAACGGCGCCGAGGCGTACGCGGCGCGCGCCGATGCGGTCGCCAGGGAGGGCACCGCCATCCGCCTCGAGGCCTCTGCCGAGATCTGGTTCGCCCCCGGCTTCCTGGGGGAGCACCCCTCCGAGTCCTCGCGGCTGCTCCACGCGCTGCGCGACGCCGACCGCTTCGGCTACGCCGCCGTGTGCCGCGCCCTTGCCGCGTACGACGTCCGTGACCGCTTCGGCGAGATCTCGGCCCCGTTCCTCGCGCTGGCGGGCGAGTTCGACTCCGTGTGCCCGTTCTCAGAGGCACAGTGGATGGCGGAGCGCGCCCAGAACGGCACCGCAGTCGAGATCCCCGGCGTCGCGCACATCGCTCCGACCGAGGACCCAGCAGCCGTCGCCGAGCTGCTTCGGAAGCACTTCGCGGCGGCGGTAGGCCGTCCGTTGCGTCCGTTGGCCCACGAGACCCTTTCACTGATCAATGAGGAACAGCACAAGTGA
- a CDS encoding SRPBCC family protein: MSEHEYKHTYTVAINAPVHAVFEHCRDPRNMFAGHPKIHVEDATLAPEGVGTVAHVLNKATPGLTEHVTHEFTEFVPDERIVITSHLKVLNRDLKQHVGWTWTFVPEGEGTRLDVAFENTDITWFEDVMYAWGGGEQWAKTVNGWLDHIKTAVEKTSAAAQ; this comes from the coding sequence ATGTCCGAGCACGAGTACAAGCACACCTATACCGTCGCCATCAACGCCCCGGTGCACGCCGTCTTCGAACACTGCCGGGACCCGCGCAACATGTTCGCCGGCCATCCGAAGATCCACGTCGAGGACGCGACGCTGGCCCCGGAGGGTGTCGGTACCGTGGCGCACGTCCTGAACAAGGCCACGCCCGGCCTCACGGAGCACGTGACCCACGAGTTCACGGAGTTCGTCCCGGACGAGCGCATCGTCATCACGTCCCACCTCAAGGTGCTGAACCGGGACCTCAAGCAGCACGTCGGCTGGACCTGGACCTTCGTCCCCGAGGGCGAGGGCACGCGGCTGGACGTGGCCTTCGAGAACACGGACATCACCTGGTTCGAGGACGTCATGTACGCCTGGGGCGGCGGGGAGCAGTGGGCCAAGACCGTCAACGGCTGGCTGGACCACATCAAGACGGCGGTCGAGAAGACCTCCGCCGCGGCCCAGTAG